GCGACGGCGGCCGAGCCACGTGCCGAGGCGGCGGTGGCGCCGCCGAGGTCGGGCATGCCGGGGCGGCCGGAGCGGGAGGCGCGGCCGTAGGCGTCGCGCTCGGCCTCCGGCAGGGAGTTGAGCATCCGCCGGGCCGTGGCGAGCTTGTGCTCCACGGTCTTCTTGTGGGCTGCCAGGGCCTTGCGGCTGGTCTCCAGTTCGCGGAGCTTCCCGGCGGCCTCCTCGCGGTCCTGGGCGAGTTCGCGCATGGCGCCCTGGAGTGCCTTCAGCTCACGGGCCTGGTGGGCGGTGAGACGGTCCAGCCGGGCCGCGTGGTCGAGGTAGTCGTCCGGGTCGTCGGACAGCAGCAGGGCGAGGGACGGGTCGATGCCGCCCGAGCGGTACTGGGCGCCGGCGAACGAACCGAGGGACTCCCGCATGGAGTTGACGCGCTCCTGCTGCCGGGCGACGCGGTCCCGGGCGATGCCGACCTCGGCACGCAGCTCGTCGGCACGCTCGTCGGCCTCGTTGTACGCCTCGGTGGCCTTCTCGGCCTGCTCGTAGAGGCGGTCCACCGTGGCCCGGGTGTCGTCGTGCGGTGCGGCGGCGGCCGGTACCGCGCCGAGGGCGGCGGCCGTGACGGACAGGATGCTGACCGCGGCACCGGCGCCCCGGTCGAACCCGGACGGTGCAAGGCGGCGATGGGACCCCACGGGAAGCCGCTCTCCTTCCGCTGGCGGACTTGGAACGCGGCAGACAGTAGCCCCGCGGCAGGGGGCCGCCAACGACCATCCGTGGGTATCCAGCAGTGCGCCCCGCCGCTGACGCAGGTCAATGGCGGGGCGTGGGCTCACTCGGGGCTGCCGTGATTCGCCCGAACGGCGGACACGGTGTGCTGATCTTGCGGGCTCCGGGGGCCGGTCGTCAGACGCGGACGCCGAACATGAACGGGCCGCCGATGGTGCCCATCGACTCGTAGCGGACGACGGTGCCGGTGCGCGGCGCGTGGATGATCTGCCCGTTGCCGGCGTAGAGGCCCACGTGGTGCAGGTCGTTGAAGAAGAAGACCAGGTCGCCGACCTTGAGCTGGCTGGTGGAGTAGATCTTGGTGCCGATCTGGGACTGGGCCTCGGAGGTGCGCGGGATCTGCATGCCGGCGGCGGCGTAGGCCCGGGAGGTGAGGCCGGAGCAGTCGAAGGAGCTCATGCCGGTGGCGCCGTAGACGTAGGGCTTGCCGAGCTGGCTCTGGGCGAAGGCGAAGGCGGACGCGGCGCGGCCCGAGCCGGGCGGGACGTTGACATCGAGGGCGTC
The Streptomyces tuirus genome window above contains:
- a CDS encoding C40 family peptidase, producing the protein MGSHRRLAPSGFDRGAGAAVSILSVTAAALGAVPAAAAPHDDTRATVDRLYEQAEKATEAYNEADERADELRAEVGIARDRVARQQERVNSMRESLGSFAGAQYRSGGIDPSLALLLSDDPDDYLDHAARLDRLTAHQARELKALQGAMRELAQDREEAAGKLRELETSRKALAAHKKTVEHKLATARRMLNSLPEAERDAYGRASRSGRPGMPDLGGATAASARGSAAVAAARSALGKPYVWGANGPSGFDCSGLMQWSYAQAGVSLPRTSQAQRYAGRQVPLSEARPGDLVVYRGDASHVGMYMGNGQVIHAPYPGAPVRYDPVGMMPVSSVTRV